The following nucleotide sequence is from Deinococcus planocerae.
ACTCCTCCCCGTGAAGCTGGAGGTGGAGGTGGACGGGATGCAGACTCGTTTGGATTTCGCGTCGGTGCAGGTGCGGGACCTGGGGGCTTCGCGGGAGTTTTACAGCCAGGTGATCGGGTTTGAGACGGCCGAGCACTCCCCGCCGGGCGCCGTGGTGTTTCGGGACGGGCAGGGCGCCATCTTCGCCATTCGTGTGCCGCTGCCCGGCACGGACACGAGCAAGGACCTCGGTCTGGGAGTCGGCCTCTGGTTCGCCGTGGGGGACGCCGACGCGCTGCACGCCCGCATCGTCTCGGGAGGTGGACAGGTCGTCTCGCCCCCGCAGCCCGGCCCCTTTGGACGGATGTTCGTGGTGCGCGACCCGGACGGCTACGGGCTCACCTTCCACCAGAGATGAGGGAGAACGACGTGACCACGCTCACCACGCACCTTCTGCGGCCCATGTCCCCCTTCGACTTCGCGCAGACGCTGGGGTTTCTGGACGGATTTGCGCCCACTCGCGGCGAGCAGCAGGTGGAGGCACGGTCGCTGACCAAGGCGGTGCGGGTCCACAGACGGACCGTGGGGTTCGCCCTGCGCTCGATCGGCATGGTGGAGGCGCCCGGGTTGACGTGCGACCTCTTCGCCGAGAGGCCCCTCACGTCGGGAGTCGAGGAAGCCGCCCTGGACCGGGTGCGCTTTTTCCTGAGCCTCGACGAGGACCTGAACCCGTTCTACGCCCTGGCGCAGCGGGATGCGCCGTTCCAGAAGGTTCTGCGCCACTTGTACGGCTACCATCACGTGAAGTTCCTAACCCCATTCGAGAACGCCTGCTGGGCGGTGCTGACCCAGCGCACCCCGGGTGAGGTGGCCCGGGCCATGAAGCGGCGCCTGGTCGAAACCTACGGCGGGTCGGTGCAGACCCCGAGCGGCCCGCTGTGGGCGTTCCCCGAGCCCGCCGACCTCGCGGACATCACCGCTGCCGAGCTGGTCGCGCTGCTGGGCAACCCGCGCAAGGGCGAGTACCTGGCCGCTGTCGTGCAGGCGTTCGGGCAGATTGAGGAGCACTGGCTGCGCCAGGGGCCGTGTGACGAGGTGAAGGTCTGGCTGCGCGGCATCCGTGGCCTTGGCGAGTGGTCCACGACGTTCGTGCTGCTGCGGGGCTTAGGGCGGATGGAGGGTGCCGTGCTGGACAGCCAAAGCAGCCTGTTCACGCGGGAGATGATGAAAGCGGCAGCCAAAGTGTATGGCCCCCTGGGCTTTGAGGCCCTGAGGGCCCACGCGCACCACTACGGGGACTGGCAGGGGTACTGGGCACACTACTTGCGTGCGGCAGGATGAACTTGCCGCTGATCTGTGAGCAGGTGAGGGGAGTGCCTGCGGAGGGCACTTCCAGAAGGTTGCGCGAGGAAAGCGTGTCCTGCACAGGTTCTTTCCTCAACGACCCACACTTCTTGATCCTGCCCTCTCCCCGGGTCAGGCCTGACGGCTTTCCCCGGACGCGCGGCTGTCCCTGAGCCGCCGGGACTCCTTCCAGGTGGTGTGGCGGGAACCACCTTCGCGTTCGTCGCCGACTCGTTCGCGCGTGAGCTGGGCTGGTGGACATACGGACCATGCATGCCGCGCGGGGGTTAGTCTCACGCCCCTCGTGCAACGCGCCGTGCTGTCACTGCTGACCTTTGAACTGACCCGCGCCCGGGCGCGGCACCCGGCGTGAGCCCGCCCTCCCCGGGGACGGCCCGCAACGCGACGAGGATGCCCGCGAGGCGCCGCTCGACCACCTGCACGGTGAAGCCGGAGGCGCGGAGCCACTCGGCGGTGGGCCGGTTCGGGTGGCACCCGACCAGGTGGTCGAACACCGGGTCGATCAGGTCGGCCGCCACGCCGAGCCAGCGGTTGGGGGGCCGGACATGTTCGAGCGCGAGGAGTTGACCGCCCGGACGCAACACCCGCCGCACCTCCATGAACAGCCGGGCCGGATCGGGAATACCGCACAGCCCCAGCGAACTGACCACGGTGTCGAACCGCCCGTCCTCGAACGGTAGGGTCTGGAAGTCACGCCGCACGAACTGCACGGGGAACGGCAGGGTCAGGGCCTTGAGGCGTGCCACGCGCAGCATCGCGGCACTCAGGTCGAGGGCGGTGAGGCGGGTGAGGCCGGGCGGATAGTGTGCGAACGTGGCGCCGGTACCCGCGCCCAGTTCCAGCACATCCCCCGCCGCCCGCGACAACAGGTGGGCCCGCAACTGGTCCAGCCGGTGGCTGCGGGTCCATGCGTCGTACCGGGAAGCGGCGCGGTCGTAGAGGCGCTGCACGCGCCGGGCGTCAGCCATGTCGGTCCTCCGGAACCCAGTACGGGGAGCGGGGGTCCGGTGTTCCCCAGGAGGCCGGCACGACCTCGGCCGTCCTTTCCGCCGTGGGAGCCCCTCGGGCCTCCCCGGTGCCCCACCAGGTCCGGCGGTTGATCGCCTTCCATAAGGGTGACGACCGTCCCTGCGCAGGCAGGATCAAGACCGCACGCTCTACGCCGCGCCCAACAGGTCGGGCCTGTCCTCGGGAGTCGCCCATCACCCCTCGTTGAGGGGTTCCGCCGGGGGAGGGTCCTCCGGCTCTTCCGCCGCCCCGGGAGTCGCGTCGCCCAGCAGGGCGCCCGGTCCGGGTCCGCCCCCGATCCCTCCACCGTCGTAGTCCTGGTCCACGACGACGTCCTGGTGTTCCGTACGGTTGGGTTGGTCCTGTTCCGGCTTCGTCATGGGTACCGTCCTGTCCGCGCGCCCTGGTGCTGCGGCTGGTGATGAGCGGATGGCGGCGCTGGTCCACCGTCCTGCCTTTCCAGTTTGTGACGCTCATGAAAAGCGGGAGAGCCAGTTAACCTTAACGAGGATGAGCACCGCGTGGAGATCAGGTCGCCTCGGCCCAGCCAAGGAGCGACCGGTCCGGTGGGTCCACGGGAGTCCGCCCTGCGTGCCCGTGAGCCGCGTCCCTTTGGCTTCGATCCGCCGTGGACAGCGGGCACTCGGCCGGACTTACCTCCCACCACCGTGCCGACCAGGAGCTTCATCAATGAGACCCCTCTCACGCCCTTCGTAGGAGAAGTGTAAGAACTGCACCTTAGAGTGAAGGGCCGATGAAAATTCGCACGCTGCTGATCCTGTTCAGTCTCGGGGGTGCCGGTGCTCAGACGACCTATACCGTCCAGGCCGGTGACACCCTGAGCAGCGTCGCGCGGAGGTACCAGACCACCCCGGCGGCCTTGCTGACCCTGAATGCCCTCCCCAGCACGACAATCCAGGTGGGGCAGACGTTACACCTCCCCCCTCCCCCCCAGCACACGGTTCAGGCGGGCGAGACGCTGTACAGCATCGCGCGGCAGTCCGGCACCACCCCCGAGGCGCTCATCGCGCTCAACGGCCTGTCGAGCAGCACCCTGCGGGTAGGCCAGACCCTGCAACTGACAGATGGCCCACCGCCCTCGGCCGTTTCCCCCGCTGTCCCGGCCCCATCACCCGTGGTCACGACGGCGACCCCGCCCGGGCCGTCCCTCCCGTCCCTCACCGTGCCGGTCGCGGGACGGCTCGAACGTGGCCTCTTCACCCCCGGGCGGCTCCCGGCGTTCACCGACGTGCTGCTGCGCACGGCCAGCCTGGGCGGACCCCGCCCGGCAAGCGCGTACCTGCCAGAAGTCGGGTTCGGGTACCAGACCCTTAACAACTGCGGGCCTGCGGCGGTTGCCGCCGCACTGAATGCTTACGGGATAGAGGCGGACCAGCGGACCTGGCAGGCGCGGCTGCGTCCCACCGGCAGCAACATGTACACCGAGGATGCGGGGGCGCTGCTGACCGAACTCGGCTTCGAGGCCCCGGCCCTGCGCGGCGGCACCATCGAGAACGTGAAGCGTCACGTGGCCGACGGGCACCCGGTCATCGTCCTGCAATACCACAGCGTTCTCGGCAAGACCCCGCACTTCCGCGTGGTGCGAGGCTACGACGACGCCAAGGGCATCCTGATCATGAGCGACTCCCTGAGCGGACCCAACGTCGCCCTGACCGAGCACGACTTCGACCTGCTGTGGAACACCCAGGGCCGTCAGTACCTTCCGGTGGAGCCACCGCAAGGCTGACCGGGGCATCCAAACGCCCACGCAGGTGTCCTTGACCTGTTCAGGTCGCAGAGGGCCGTGGGACGAGGATGAACAGACTCAGCCGGACGGTTC
It contains:
- a CDS encoding DNA-3-methyladenine glycosylase family protein, translating into MTTLTTHLLRPMSPFDFAQTLGFLDGFAPTRGEQQVEARSLTKAVRVHRRTVGFALRSIGMVEAPGLTCDLFAERPLTSGVEEAALDRVRFFLSLDEDLNPFYALAQRDAPFQKVLRHLYGYHHVKFLTPFENACWAVLTQRTPGEVARAMKRRLVETYGGSVQTPSGPLWAFPEPADLADITAAELVALLGNPRKGEYLAAVVQAFGQIEEHWLRQGPCDEVKVWLRGIRGLGEWSTTFVLLRGLGRMEGAVLDSQSSLFTREMMKAAAKVYGPLGFEALRAHAHHYGDWQGYWAHYLRAAG
- a CDS encoding class I SAM-dependent methyltransferase gives rise to the protein MADARRVQRLYDRAASRYDAWTRSHRLDQLRAHLLSRAAGDVLELGAGTGATFAHYPPGLTRLTALDLSAAMLRVARLKALTLPFPVQFVRRDFQTLPFEDGRFDTVVSSLGLCGIPDPARLFMEVRRVLRPGGQLLALEHVRPPNRWLGVAADLIDPVFDHLVGCHPNRPTAEWLRASGFTVQVVERRLAGILVALRAVPGEGGLTPGAAPGRGSVQRSAVTARRVARGA
- a CDS encoding LysM peptidoglycan-binding domain-containing protein → MKIRTLLILFSLGGAGAQTTYTVQAGDTLSSVARRYQTTPAALLTLNALPSTTIQVGQTLHLPPPPQHTVQAGETLYSIARQSGTTPEALIALNGLSSSTLRVGQTLQLTDGPPPSAVSPAVPAPSPVVTTATPPGPSLPSLTVPVAGRLERGLFTPGRLPAFTDVLLRTASLGGPRPASAYLPEVGFGYQTLNNCGPAAVAAALNAYGIEADQRTWQARLRPTGSNMYTEDAGALLTELGFEAPALRGGTIENVKRHVADGHPVIVLQYHSVLGKTPHFRVVRGYDDAKGILIMSDSLSGPNVALTEHDFDLLWNTQGRQYLPVEPPQG
- a CDS encoding VOC family protein is translated as MSLLPVKLEVEVDGMQTRLDFASVQVRDLGASREFYSQVIGFETAEHSPPGAVVFRDGQGAIFAIRVPLPGTDTSKDLGLGVGLWFAVGDADALHARIVSGGGQVVSPPQPGPFGRMFVVRDPDGYGLTFHQR